A single genomic interval of Musa acuminata AAA Group cultivar baxijiao chromosome BXJ3-4, Cavendish_Baxijiao_AAA, whole genome shotgun sequence harbors:
- the LOC135636007 gene encoding uncharacterized protein LOC135636007 isoform X1: MAAHGDDLDLLLSLRDERVLETPPASPSSRPPPPPPHPSGYTSDDGSPRISRPANMSVFRDAVKDYMDDNPVTVEAVPHKSTKPRRSDEVEVEKFSGLRIRSSLVSSVELANRFSDVRFVRMPTIRNLLAGDTISGCWATVGVLTENGAPKLSSTGKSYCIWKMGCLNETDVSVFLFGDAYKMNCKERVGTVFALFSAGVRKDAGGKGFSLSVYSASQMLKMGTSADYGICKGKRKDGMACTMVINKCQGIYCKFHSSKASQMYTSKRSELRGGNLQTAFKREAEGIYMVDPLAERSNSRKPLQPVKVMSIDGLRKALRKADKVTTISHSQGIRFLTHVTVAQETKDSNKASVRNHQSERRPEKRSSLTKEKVSKAPIQHELQTKRRKVDHASQNMIELDIVSSDDEH, translated from the exons ATGGCAGCCCATGGAGATGACCTCgacctcctcctctccctccgaGACGAGCGAGTGCTGGAGACCCCACCCGCCTCCCCCTCgtcccgtcctcctcctcctcctcctcatccctcag GGTACACTTCGGATGACGGGTCCCCGAGAATTTCTCGACCGGCCAACATGTCGGTGTTCCGCGATGCTGTCAAGGATTACATGGATGATAATCCGGTAACGGTCGAAGCGGTTCCCCACAAATCGACCAAGCCAAGGAGGTCAGACGAAGTCGAAGTCGAGAAGTTCTCAGGGCTCAGAATTAG GAGTTCATTGGTTTCCTCTGTTGAGCTTGCTAATCGTTTCTCAGATGTCCGTTTCGTTCGCATGCCTACCATCAG GAATTTGCTTGCCGGTGATACTATCTCTGGATGTTGGGCAACGGTTGGTGTCCTAACTGAAAACGGAGCTCCTAAATTGAGCTCAACTGGGAAGAGCTACTGCATATGGAAAATGGGGTGTTTGAATGAAACAGATGTGTCTGTTTTCTTGTTCGGAGATGCATACAAAATGAACTGCAAGGAGCGCGTAGGGACGGTATTTGCACTTTTCAGTGCTGGAGTAAGGAAGGATGCTGGG GGGAAGGGGTTTTCTCTGAGTGTTTATTCAGCCAGTCAAATGCTCAAGATGGGGACGTCTGCCGACTATGGCATCTGCAAAGGCAAAAGAAAAGATGGGATGGCTTGCACAATGGTCATAAACAA ATGTCAAGGAATATACTGTAAATTCCACTCATCG AAAGCTTCCCAGATGTATACTTCCAAGCGTTCTGAACTCAGGGGTGG GAACTTACAAACTGCATTCAAGCGTGAAGCAGAAGGAATTTATATGGTTGATCCTTTAGCCGAGAGATCAAACTCGAGAAAGCCACTCCAGCCAGTGAAAGTGATGTCTATTGATGGACTCAGAAAAGCTTTGAG GAAAGCTGATAAGGTGACCACCATTAGCCACTCACAGGGAATCAGGTTTCTTACACACGTTACAG TAGCCCAGGAGACAAAAGATTCAAATAAAGCATCCGTACGCAATCATCAATCTGAGCGTAGGCCGGAGAAGAG GTCATCTTTAACGAAGGAAAAGGTGTCCAAGGCACCCATACAACATGAGCTACAAACCAAAAGGAGGAAAGTTGATCACGCatcacaaaacatgattgaactcgacATTGTTAGTTCGGATGATGAACATTGA
- the LOC135636007 gene encoding uncharacterized protein LOC135636007 isoform X3 has protein sequence MAAHGDDLDLLLSLRDERVLETPPASPSSRPPPPPPHPSGYTSDDGSPRISRPANMSVFRDAVKDYMDDNPVTVEAVPHKSTKPRRSDEVEVEKFSGLRIRSSLVSSVELANRFSDVRFVRMPTIRNLLAGDTISGCWATVGVLTENGAPKLSSTGKSYCIWKMGCLNETDVSVFLFGDAYKMNCKERVGTVFALFSAGVRKDAGGKGFSLSVYSASQMLKMGTSADYGICKGKRKDGMACTMVINKCQGIYCKFHSSKASQMYTSKRSELRGGNLQTAFKREAEGIYMVDPLAERSNSRKPLQPVKVMSIDGLRKALSHSQGIRFLTHVTVAQETKDSNKASVRNHQSERRPEKRSSLTKEKVSKAPIQHELQTKRRKVDHASQNMIELDIVSSDDEH, from the exons ATGGCAGCCCATGGAGATGACCTCgacctcctcctctccctccgaGACGAGCGAGTGCTGGAGACCCCACCCGCCTCCCCCTCgtcccgtcctcctcctcctcctcctcatccctcag GGTACACTTCGGATGACGGGTCCCCGAGAATTTCTCGACCGGCCAACATGTCGGTGTTCCGCGATGCTGTCAAGGATTACATGGATGATAATCCGGTAACGGTCGAAGCGGTTCCCCACAAATCGACCAAGCCAAGGAGGTCAGACGAAGTCGAAGTCGAGAAGTTCTCAGGGCTCAGAATTAG GAGTTCATTGGTTTCCTCTGTTGAGCTTGCTAATCGTTTCTCAGATGTCCGTTTCGTTCGCATGCCTACCATCAG GAATTTGCTTGCCGGTGATACTATCTCTGGATGTTGGGCAACGGTTGGTGTCCTAACTGAAAACGGAGCTCCTAAATTGAGCTCAACTGGGAAGAGCTACTGCATATGGAAAATGGGGTGTTTGAATGAAACAGATGTGTCTGTTTTCTTGTTCGGAGATGCATACAAAATGAACTGCAAGGAGCGCGTAGGGACGGTATTTGCACTTTTCAGTGCTGGAGTAAGGAAGGATGCTGGG GGGAAGGGGTTTTCTCTGAGTGTTTATTCAGCCAGTCAAATGCTCAAGATGGGGACGTCTGCCGACTATGGCATCTGCAAAGGCAAAAGAAAAGATGGGATGGCTTGCACAATGGTCATAAACAA ATGTCAAGGAATATACTGTAAATTCCACTCATCG AAAGCTTCCCAGATGTATACTTCCAAGCGTTCTGAACTCAGGGGTGG GAACTTACAAACTGCATTCAAGCGTGAAGCAGAAGGAATTTATATGGTTGATCCTTTAGCCGAGAGATCAAACTCGAGAAAGCCACTCCAGCCAGTGAAAGTGATGTCTATTGATGGACTCAGAAAAGCTTTGAG CCACTCACAGGGAATCAGGTTTCTTACACACGTTACAG TAGCCCAGGAGACAAAAGATTCAAATAAAGCATCCGTACGCAATCATCAATCTGAGCGTAGGCCGGAGAAGAG GTCATCTTTAACGAAGGAAAAGGTGTCCAAGGCACCCATACAACATGAGCTACAAACCAAAAGGAGGAAAGTTGATCACGCatcacaaaacatgattgaactcgacATTGTTAGTTCGGATGATGAACATTGA
- the LOC135636007 gene encoding uncharacterized protein LOC135636007 isoform X4: protein MAAHGDDLDLLLSLRDERVLETPPASPSSRPPPPPPHPSGYTSDDGSPRISRPANMSVFRDAVKDYMDDNPVTVEAVPHKSTKPRRSDEVEVEKFSGLRIRSSLVSSVELANRFSDVRFVRMPTIRNLLAGDTISGCWATVGVLTENGAPKLSSTGKSYCIWKMGCLNETDVSVFLFGDAYKMNCKERVGTVFALFSAGVRKDAGGKGFSLSVYSASQMLKMGTSADYGICKGKRKDGMACTMVINKCQGIYCKFHSSKASQMYTSKRSELRGGNLQTAFKREAEGIYMVDPLAERSNSRKPLQPVKVMSIDGLRKALSHSQGIRFLTHVTAQETKDSNKASVRNHQSERRPEKRSSLTKEKVSKAPIQHELQTKRRKVDHASQNMIELDIVSSDDEH, encoded by the exons ATGGCAGCCCATGGAGATGACCTCgacctcctcctctccctccgaGACGAGCGAGTGCTGGAGACCCCACCCGCCTCCCCCTCgtcccgtcctcctcctcctcctcctcatccctcag GGTACACTTCGGATGACGGGTCCCCGAGAATTTCTCGACCGGCCAACATGTCGGTGTTCCGCGATGCTGTCAAGGATTACATGGATGATAATCCGGTAACGGTCGAAGCGGTTCCCCACAAATCGACCAAGCCAAGGAGGTCAGACGAAGTCGAAGTCGAGAAGTTCTCAGGGCTCAGAATTAG GAGTTCATTGGTTTCCTCTGTTGAGCTTGCTAATCGTTTCTCAGATGTCCGTTTCGTTCGCATGCCTACCATCAG GAATTTGCTTGCCGGTGATACTATCTCTGGATGTTGGGCAACGGTTGGTGTCCTAACTGAAAACGGAGCTCCTAAATTGAGCTCAACTGGGAAGAGCTACTGCATATGGAAAATGGGGTGTTTGAATGAAACAGATGTGTCTGTTTTCTTGTTCGGAGATGCATACAAAATGAACTGCAAGGAGCGCGTAGGGACGGTATTTGCACTTTTCAGTGCTGGAGTAAGGAAGGATGCTGGG GGGAAGGGGTTTTCTCTGAGTGTTTATTCAGCCAGTCAAATGCTCAAGATGGGGACGTCTGCCGACTATGGCATCTGCAAAGGCAAAAGAAAAGATGGGATGGCTTGCACAATGGTCATAAACAA ATGTCAAGGAATATACTGTAAATTCCACTCATCG AAAGCTTCCCAGATGTATACTTCCAAGCGTTCTGAACTCAGGGGTGG GAACTTACAAACTGCATTCAAGCGTGAAGCAGAAGGAATTTATATGGTTGATCCTTTAGCCGAGAGATCAAACTCGAGAAAGCCACTCCAGCCAGTGAAAGTGATGTCTATTGATGGACTCAGAAAAGCTTTGAG CCACTCACAGGGAATCAGGTTTCTTACACACGTTACAG CCCAGGAGACAAAAGATTCAAATAAAGCATCCGTACGCAATCATCAATCTGAGCGTAGGCCGGAGAAGAG GTCATCTTTAACGAAGGAAAAGGTGTCCAAGGCACCCATACAACATGAGCTACAAACCAAAAGGAGGAAAGTTGATCACGCatcacaaaacatgattgaactcgacATTGTTAGTTCGGATGATGAACATTGA
- the LOC135636007 gene encoding uncharacterized protein LOC135636007 isoform X2, whose translation MAAHGDDLDLLLSLRDERVLETPPASPSSRPPPPPPHPSGYTSDDGSPRISRPANMSVFRDAVKDYMDDNPVTVEAVPHKSTKPRRSDEVEVEKFSGLRIRSSLVSSVELANRFSDVRFVRMPTIRNLLAGDTISGCWATVGVLTENGAPKLSSTGKSYCIWKMGCLNETDVSVFLFGDAYKMNCKERVGTVFALFSAGVRKDAGGKGFSLSVYSASQMLKMGTSADYGICKGKRKDGMACTMVINKCQGIYCKFHSSKASQMYTSKRSELRGGNLQTAFKREAEGIYMVDPLAERSNSRKPLQPVKVMSIDGLRKALRKADKVTTISHSQGIRFLTHVTAQETKDSNKASVRNHQSERRPEKRSSLTKEKVSKAPIQHELQTKRRKVDHASQNMIELDIVSSDDEH comes from the exons ATGGCAGCCCATGGAGATGACCTCgacctcctcctctccctccgaGACGAGCGAGTGCTGGAGACCCCACCCGCCTCCCCCTCgtcccgtcctcctcctcctcctcctcatccctcag GGTACACTTCGGATGACGGGTCCCCGAGAATTTCTCGACCGGCCAACATGTCGGTGTTCCGCGATGCTGTCAAGGATTACATGGATGATAATCCGGTAACGGTCGAAGCGGTTCCCCACAAATCGACCAAGCCAAGGAGGTCAGACGAAGTCGAAGTCGAGAAGTTCTCAGGGCTCAGAATTAG GAGTTCATTGGTTTCCTCTGTTGAGCTTGCTAATCGTTTCTCAGATGTCCGTTTCGTTCGCATGCCTACCATCAG GAATTTGCTTGCCGGTGATACTATCTCTGGATGTTGGGCAACGGTTGGTGTCCTAACTGAAAACGGAGCTCCTAAATTGAGCTCAACTGGGAAGAGCTACTGCATATGGAAAATGGGGTGTTTGAATGAAACAGATGTGTCTGTTTTCTTGTTCGGAGATGCATACAAAATGAACTGCAAGGAGCGCGTAGGGACGGTATTTGCACTTTTCAGTGCTGGAGTAAGGAAGGATGCTGGG GGGAAGGGGTTTTCTCTGAGTGTTTATTCAGCCAGTCAAATGCTCAAGATGGGGACGTCTGCCGACTATGGCATCTGCAAAGGCAAAAGAAAAGATGGGATGGCTTGCACAATGGTCATAAACAA ATGTCAAGGAATATACTGTAAATTCCACTCATCG AAAGCTTCCCAGATGTATACTTCCAAGCGTTCTGAACTCAGGGGTGG GAACTTACAAACTGCATTCAAGCGTGAAGCAGAAGGAATTTATATGGTTGATCCTTTAGCCGAGAGATCAAACTCGAGAAAGCCACTCCAGCCAGTGAAAGTGATGTCTATTGATGGACTCAGAAAAGCTTTGAG GAAAGCTGATAAGGTGACCACCATTAGCCACTCACAGGGAATCAGGTTTCTTACACACGTTACAG CCCAGGAGACAAAAGATTCAAATAAAGCATCCGTACGCAATCATCAATCTGAGCGTAGGCCGGAGAAGAG GTCATCTTTAACGAAGGAAAAGGTGTCCAAGGCACCCATACAACATGAGCTACAAACCAAAAGGAGGAAAGTTGATCACGCatcacaaaacatgattgaactcgacATTGTTAGTTCGGATGATGAACATTGA
- the LOC135581929 gene encoding rac-like GTP-binding protein 5, which yields MSASSFVKCVTVGDGAVGKTCMLISYTSNTFPTDYIPTVFDNFSANVVVDGNTVNLGLWDTAGQEDYNRLRPLSYRGADVFLLAFSLISKGSYENVSKKWIPELRHYAPGVPIILVGTKLDLRDDEQFFIDHPGSTSITNAQGEELRKQIGAPCYIECSSKTQENIKAVFDAAIKVALQPSNRKKKKKKAQKGCFIL from the exons ATGAGCGCGTCGAGCTTTGTAAAGTGCGTCACGGTGGGCGACGGGGCCGTCGGCAAGACCTGCATGCTTATTTCGTACACCAGCAATACTTTCCCCACG GATTATATTCCAACTGTCTTTGACAATTTCAGTGCAAATGTTGTGGTTGATGGTAACACAGTTAACTTGGGCTTGTGGGATACTGCAG GCCAGGAGGATTACAATAGATTAAGACCTTTGAGCTACCGAGGTGCAGATGTTTTTCTTCTGGCATTCTCTCTTATAAGTAAAGGAAGCTATGAGAATGTATCTAAGAAG TGGATTCCTGAATTAAGACATTATGCACCTGGTGTGCCTATAATTCTTGTTGGAACAAAGCTTG ATCTACGGGATGACGAGCAGTTTTTCATAGATCACCCTGGTTCGACTTCCATTACTAACGCTCAA GGCGAGGAGCTGAGGAAGCAAATCGGTGCTCCTTGCTACATCGAGTGCAGTTCAAAGACCCAAGAA AACATTAAGGCAGTGTTCGACGCAGCTATTAAGGTGGCACTTCAGCCGTCGAatcgaaagaaaaagaagaagaaagcacagaAGGGATGCTTCATCTTGTGA